The following are encoded together in the Oceanobacillus zhaokaii genome:
- a CDS encoding YjcZ family sporulation protein, whose product MGFGYSYGCGGYGYGAPAVGYGGSGFVLIVVLFILLIIVGASFF is encoded by the coding sequence ATGGGTTTTGGATATAGTTATGGATGTGGCGGCTATGGATATGGTGCGCCTGCTGTTGGTTATGGCGGTAGTGGATTTGTATTAATTGTAGTGTTGTTTATTCTTCTAATTATTGTTGGAGCATCTTTTTTCTAA
- the proC gene encoding pyrroline-5-carboxylate reductase: MKRNIGFIGTGNMAKAIIGGIVKSGYTDPHDVYASNRSIAKLIDIKEEYRINVFEDNLSVAENCNIIFLSVTPNVYPDVIEEIRDGIRDDAIVIHIAAGQTIAQSEKHFQRKIKIAKAMPNTPVNVGEGMTSISFNRFVTEEEKEEIRALFESFGKVEFIDESLMDIASAVGGSSPAFVYLFIEALADAAVLYGMPRNNAYKIAAQSVLGSAKMVLESDDHPGKLKDDVCSPGGTTIESVASLEENGFRSAIIDAVKANMEKLKK, from the coding sequence ATGAAACGAAATATTGGATTTATTGGTACTGGAAATATGGCGAAAGCAATTATTGGAGGTATTGTGAAATCAGGTTACACCGATCCGCATGATGTCTATGCTTCAAATCGTTCTATCGCGAAATTAATAGATATAAAAGAAGAATATAGAATTAATGTTTTCGAAGATAATTTGTCTGTTGCAGAAAACTGTAATATTATTTTCCTTTCTGTTACTCCAAATGTATATCCTGATGTGATTGAAGAAATAAGAGATGGCATTCGTGATGATGCGATTGTCATTCACATTGCAGCAGGACAAACCATTGCACAAAGTGAGAAACATTTTCAAAGAAAGATAAAAATCGCGAAAGCAATGCCGAATACACCAGTAAATGTTGGAGAAGGTATGACCTCGATTAGTTTTAATCGCTTTGTGACCGAAGAGGAAAAAGAAGAAATTAGAGCCTTGTTTGAAAGCTTCGGTAAAGTAGAATTCATTGATGAGAGTCTAATGGACATTGCAAGTGCCGTTGGTGGTTCCTCTCCTGCTTTCGTATACTTGTTTATTGAAGCTCTAGCAGATGCAGCAGTTTTATATGGGATGCCTAGAAATAATGCATATAAAATCGCAGCACAGTCTGTACTTGGTTCTGCTAAAATGGTATTAGAATCAGACGATCACCCTGGTAAGCTAAAGGATGATGTTTGCTCGCCAGGTGGAACAACAATCGAATCTGTTGCTAGTCTTGAAGAAAACGGATTTCGTTCTGCAATTATTGATGCAGTAAAAGCAAATATGGAGAAACTTAAGAAATAA
- a CDS encoding TetR/AcrR family transcriptional regulator: protein MDSKHSHRSEETKKAILTTAGKLFANKGYDAVSMREIAKQAKCSHTTIYLYFKSKESLLHQLSMPSLTQLKLKMQEIVQSNTLPPEKKLKEMSNQFIHFCLNNKNLHTIFINAKSTRVDEQKPELEINQIRLEIFSIMKNTLGECLSLPNDDQLLAYSRIFFYNLYGILSTYSYQHEPTEVLLERLIPTFGLSVEILILGFKANLKLVEGEG, encoded by the coding sequence ATGGATAGCAAGCATTCACACCGTTCAGAGGAAACAAAAAAGGCAATTCTTACTACAGCTGGGAAACTTTTTGCTAATAAAGGCTATGATGCTGTTTCTATGAGAGAAATCGCAAAACAAGCAAAATGCTCCCATACTACTATCTATCTTTATTTTAAGAGTAAGGAGTCATTACTTCATCAACTCTCCATGCCATCACTTACACAATTAAAACTAAAGATGCAAGAAATTGTTCAATCAAACACTTTACCACCAGAGAAAAAGTTGAAAGAAATGAGCAATCAATTCATCCATTTTTGTTTAAATAATAAAAACCTACATACCATTTTTATTAATGCTAAATCTACACGTGTAGATGAACAAAAGCCTGAGTTAGAAATTAATCAAATTCGCTTAGAGATTTTTAGCATCATGAAAAACACCCTTGGTGAATGCCTGTCTCTTCCAAATGATGATCAATTATTAGCATACTCACGTATCTTTTTCTATAATTTATATGGTATTTTAAGTACTTATTCTTATCAGCATGAGCCTACCGAAGTATTACTTGAACGTTTAATTCCAACATTCGGTCTATCAGTAGAGATTCTTATTTTGGGATTTAAAGCGAATCTAAAATTAGTTGAGGGTGAAGGATGA
- a CDS encoding MBL fold metallo-hydrolase encodes MKIKRVSEHIWSLKSWIYFPIHVWVVIDEDGLTLVDTGIPMMARGIMKFLKQLAPLELNRILLTHGHSDHVGSLKTILKNISVPVCAHQIEIPYMEGDSLYPKRKKFEENVEKDIVQALQINEQNELVTISGLTPYLTPGHSPGHVVYYHNEDQVLLAGDLFTSRKGKLKKPMSMFTGDMDEAVKSSVILQLLNPKQLEVCHGNTILDPVNQLEAYIQQYEKDVTNEV; translated from the coding sequence ATGAAGATAAAAAGAGTTTCTGAGCATATTTGGAGTTTAAAAAGCTGGATATACTTCCCTATTCATGTTTGGGTTGTTATCGATGAAGATGGACTCACACTAGTAGATACTGGAATCCCTATGATGGCTAGAGGAATTATGAAGTTTTTGAAACAGCTGGCACCCCTAGAATTAAACCGAATTCTTCTCACACATGGACATTCTGATCATGTTGGCTCTTTGAAAACAATACTGAAAAATATAAGTGTGCCTGTTTGTGCACATCAAATTGAAATTCCTTACATGGAGGGGGATTCGCTCTATCCTAAAAGGAAGAAATTTGAAGAAAATGTTGAAAAAGACATCGTTCAGGCTCTACAGATCAATGAACAAAACGAACTAGTAACTATTTCCGGACTTACCCCTTATTTAACACCTGGGCATTCGCCCGGTCATGTCGTTTACTATCATAATGAAGATCAGGTTTTATTGGCAGGTGACTTATTTACATCGAGAAAGGGCAAATTGAAAAAGCCAATGAGCATGTTTACTGGAGATATGGATGAGGCGGTAAAAAGCAGTGTTATCCTCCAACTATTAAATCCAAAACAGCTAGAGGTTTGCCATGGGAATACTATTCTTGATCCTGTGAATCAACTAGAAGCATATATACAACAATACGAAAAAGATGTTACAAATGAAGTTTGA
- a CDS encoding YjcZ family sporulation protein, translating to MGEAVGQGSFALVVVLFILLIIVGTSFVGIGY from the coding sequence ATGGGTGAAGCTGTTGGTCAAGGAAGTTTCGCACTAGTGGTTGTGTTGTTTATTTTGCTAATTATCGTTGGTACATCCTTCGTTGGAATAGGATATTAA
- a CDS encoding YppG family protein: MFPRRQRPPRYLSSPRRYQRARIQRGPGPTNPSFLNLFQDNDGKFDVNRIFTSIQHMEKTYKQVSPYITRFMKR; this comes from the coding sequence ATGTTTCCACGCAGGCAAAGACCACCACGGTATCTATCTTCCCCTAGAAGATATCAGAGAGCACGAATACAACGGGGACCAGGACCTACTAATCCAAGCTTCTTAAATCTCTTTCAAGATAATGATGGAAAATTTGATGTTAACCGTATCTTTACATCTATACAACATATGGAAAAAACTTATAAACAAGTAAGCCCATATATAACGAGATTTATGAAACGCTAA
- a CDS encoding glycoside hydrolase family 3 protein — translation MVIIYRKAVPCILAILLSIQLWVPQAHAQNDVEVETRTKAILTVEGKRYRDLNDNGILDAYENWELSDEERVENLLSLMTLEEKIGLMTINEYPEIKENKLVLPNKFLDQHTRYFIFRGTQSADVITNYNNELQAAAEASRLGIPAVIVSNPRNHVLGTPNIEESGQFSYWPGTLGFAATREADLAKEFGQIAAKEWTATGIRKMYGYSADVATDPLWARVEETFGEHPELVSGMIYNVIRGFQGDVLNENSVSQTTRHYPGGGVRTDGRDPHFKEGQSNIYPTPGSLLKYHMPPFQAAIEADTTAIMPYYAYPSNDSANQGLPPFSATEQFEEVAFALNENFINGYLRDKLHFLGYVNSDTSAVIDRAWGAQNLSLEERFAKAINAGTNIFSGVPNPEPIISAVNQGLVKEESVNRSVKYLLTEMMKLGLFENPYKDPEKALAIVNDPASQERADEAHRKSIVLLKNDNNLLPLNDEKIKNVKLYVEKFPSGENGQNTRELKERIRNYDNSIIIVDSLEEATHAFVWMLPWQDLFKNNPTLVIGPDTGIDQVDRIVEIQKTVPTLTAINMSSPWLIDKVEPNAAVVISTFGVKPEALIDVIRGKFNPTGRLPFTIPASREAVNNQVGDIPGYDEDPSYMYRDKNGNRYEYNFGLSYE, via the coding sequence ATGGTTATAATTTATAGAAAAGCAGTGCCATGTATCCTAGCAATTCTTTTATCCATACAGTTATGGGTTCCTCAGGCTCACGCACAAAATGATGTCGAAGTAGAAACGAGAACGAAAGCTATTTTAACTGTAGAGGGAAAACGATACCGAGATTTAAATGATAATGGAATTTTAGATGCATATGAAAACTGGGAGTTATCTGATGAGGAGCGAGTAGAAAATCTGTTGTCACTGATGACGCTTGAGGAAAAGATCGGTCTAATGACAATTAATGAATATCCAGAAATAAAGGAAAATAAGCTCGTCCTGCCAAATAAATTTCTCGATCAACATACACGCTACTTTATTTTTAGAGGTACGCAAAGTGCAGATGTGATAACGAACTACAATAATGAGCTACAGGCAGCAGCCGAGGCATCAAGGCTAGGTATACCTGCCGTTATCGTTTCCAATCCGAGAAATCATGTCTTGGGCACTCCGAATATAGAAGAATCAGGTCAGTTTTCCTACTGGCCAGGTACTTTAGGCTTTGCGGCAACGCGTGAAGCTGACCTAGCCAAAGAATTCGGTCAGATTGCTGCTAAGGAGTGGACTGCTACTGGTATACGCAAAATGTATGGCTATTCTGCTGACGTTGCTACAGATCCATTATGGGCAAGAGTGGAGGAAACATTTGGCGAACATCCAGAGCTTGTCTCCGGAATGATTTATAATGTCATCAGAGGGTTTCAAGGTGATGTATTAAATGAAAACAGTGTATCCCAAACAACAAGGCATTATCCTGGGGGTGGTGTTCGAACAGATGGCAGAGACCCACATTTTAAAGAAGGTCAGTCTAATATTTACCCGACTCCAGGCAGTCTCCTGAAGTACCATATGCCGCCTTTTCAAGCAGCTATCGAAGCTGATACGACGGCAATAATGCCTTATTACGCATATCCAAGTAATGATAGTGCCAATCAAGGCTTACCACCATTTAGTGCTACGGAACAATTTGAAGAAGTTGCATTTGCACTAAATGAAAATTTTATTAACGGTTATTTACGCGATAAACTTCATTTCTTAGGCTATGTTAATTCTGACACCAGCGCAGTTATTGACCGGGCATGGGGTGCACAGAATTTATCATTAGAGGAGAGGTTTGCTAAGGCGATTAATGCAGGAACAAATATTTTTTCCGGCGTTCCAAATCCAGAACCGATTATTTCTGCAGTAAATCAGGGATTGGTAAAGGAAGAAAGTGTTAATCGATCGGTAAAATATTTGCTGACAGAAATGATGAAATTAGGACTGTTTGAAAATCCATATAAGGATCCCGAAAAGGCGCTGGCTATTGTAAATGACCCAGCTTCTCAAGAACGTGCAGATGAAGCACACCGGAAGTCCATTGTTTTACTTAAAAACGATAACAATCTTTTGCCATTGAATGATGAAAAAATTAAGAATGTCAAGCTTTATGTTGAGAAATTTCCTAGTGGGGAGAACGGACAAAATACGAGGGAATTAAAAGAGAGAATACGGAACTATGATAATTCAATCATCATAGTAGATAGCCTTGAAGAAGCAACACATGCGTTTGTTTGGATGCTTCCTTGGCAAGATCTTTTTAAGAATAATCCAACCTTGGTCATTGGACCGGATACTGGAATAGATCAGGTTGACCGAATTGTGGAGATTCAGAAGACTGTTCCCACGTTAACTGCCATCAACATGTCTAGTCCATGGCTGATTGATAAGGTTGAACCAAACGCAGCAGTGGTAATAAGTACGTTCGGTGTGAAGCCTGAAGCACTTATTGACGTCATTCGCGGTAAGTTTAATCCAACAGGAAGGCTCCCATTTACCATTCCAGCGAGTCGGGAAGCAGTTAACAATCAAGTTGGCGATATCCCAGGGTATGATGAAGATCCATCATATATGTATCGAGACAAAAATGGCAATCGCTATGAATATAACTTCGGTCTTTCTTATGAATAG
- a CDS encoding glucose PTS transporter subunit IIA, translating into MSNQQDINQTEQSNIKKESFLTKILEVLSGSFAPIIGLLAGAGLLKALVAVLSMVGWLSSESGTYIVLSAAGGAVFYFLPVFLGISIANKIGANGYVGGVIGASLLTPEIVGLVDGGVESINFLGMPVLLADYSSTVFPIFIAMLVYAGLEKVLKKVIYKEVQMFINPMIALLVMVPLTLLIFGPFGTLLGEGLGFIINFLSAKSGILAGAVLGSAWTFLTIAGLHWTVIPLAIANLATGPDPIIAMAAPAPFAQVGIAIAVFLKTKDKDLKALAASGIVPGGLAGTTEAINYGIILRYRRTMIYVIIAGAIGGAINGGLGVRMIEFVLPSLLSIPAFSPLGSHLIGIGTAFLLGLILTYALGFEGKNQKKADNYSHLVVGVKPETIGSPLQGKVLQLSEVEDQLFATETVGKGIAIEPEVGKVISPVNGTITSLFPTGHAIGITTNAGAELLIFIGVNTIKLEGKYFKTHVQQGDQIKQGDLLIEFDIEEIQKAGYKTTTPIVITNSEEYLDVQTSRVKTVKQNDDLIKLRTL; encoded by the coding sequence ATGAGTAATCAACAAGACATTAATCAAACAGAACAATCGAACATAAAAAAAGAATCATTCTTGACTAAAATTTTAGAGGTACTTTCTGGTAGCTTTGCACCAATTATTGGTTTACTTGCAGGGGCTGGTTTATTGAAAGCACTTGTAGCAGTTTTATCAATGGTAGGCTGGCTATCTTCTGAAAGCGGTACCTATATAGTCTTGTCTGCTGCTGGTGGAGCAGTCTTTTATTTCCTGCCAGTATTTCTAGGAATTTCTATCGCCAATAAAATTGGTGCAAATGGATATGTTGGAGGAGTTATCGGTGCGTCTCTACTTACTCCAGAAATTGTCGGTCTTGTAGATGGCGGAGTTGAGTCGATCAACTTTTTAGGAATGCCTGTCCTGTTGGCAGATTATTCCTCAACTGTATTTCCAATATTTATTGCAATGCTTGTTTATGCAGGGCTAGAAAAGGTTTTGAAAAAAGTAATTTATAAAGAGGTTCAAATGTTTATCAATCCAATGATTGCCTTACTCGTAATGGTACCATTAACATTGCTTATTTTTGGACCATTTGGGACTTTACTTGGTGAAGGACTTGGCTTTATCATTAATTTCTTAAGCGCTAAAAGCGGTATTCTTGCTGGGGCTGTATTAGGGAGCGCATGGACATTTCTTACAATTGCTGGTCTACATTGGACTGTCATCCCACTTGCTATTGCAAATCTTGCAACAGGGCCAGACCCAATTATAGCAATGGCGGCACCTGCACCATTTGCACAAGTTGGTATTGCAATTGCTGTATTTTTGAAGACAAAAGACAAGGATTTGAAAGCCCTTGCTGCCAGTGGTATTGTTCCCGGTGGTTTGGCTGGAACAACAGAAGCAATTAACTATGGAATTATTTTACGGTATAGACGAACGATGATTTATGTCATTATTGCTGGAGCGATCGGTGGGGCAATTAATGGAGGTCTTGGTGTGCGAATGATAGAATTTGTACTGCCGAGCTTACTATCCATCCCAGCGTTTTCACCGTTAGGAAGTCACTTAATTGGAATTGGAACTGCTTTCTTACTAGGATTAATTTTAACTTATGCACTTGGATTTGAAGGGAAAAATCAGAAGAAAGCGGATAATTACAGCCATTTAGTTGTTGGTGTAAAACCAGAAACAATTGGAAGTCCATTACAAGGAAAAGTATTACAACTTTCCGAGGTGGAGGATCAGCTTTTTGCAACTGAGACAGTCGGAAAAGGCATTGCTATTGAACCAGAGGTAGGAAAAGTTATTTCACCTGTTAACGGTACGATTACTTCCCTATTCCCAACTGGACATGCAATTGGCATAACAACAAATGCTGGAGCTGAATTATTAATTTTCATTGGAGTAAATACAATTAAACTCGAAGGAAAATATTTCAAAACTCATGTTCAGCAAGGAGATCAGATTAAACAAGGTGATTTACTGATTGAATTTGATATAGAAGAAATTCAAAAAGCTGGTTATAAAACAACGACACCTATTGTAATTACAAATTCTGAAGAATATCTAGATGTGCAAACATCTCGAGTAAAAACTGTTAAGCAAAATGACGATTTAATTAAATTACGTACATTGTAA
- a CDS encoding methyltransferase domain-containing protein — MNYLDFLASFGVGGAHPGGLQLTKHIFSTENPDATKKILDAGCGTGQTASYIAENYGCPITALDKNKLMLEKANKRFRSLKLPIQAIYGDIEQLQFDDDSFELVLSESVLAFTTIPVALSELKRVLKPNGAFIAVEIVLEQQLPQIERRAITEFYGFSQLLTEYSWNVLLQQAGFNQITIETFNQEIEKDNLESAPDFSPSDNIDDSILTIMDNHQHLSNKYKDILGFRIFRCS, encoded by the coding sequence TTGAACTATCTTGATTTTTTGGCATCATTTGGTGTTGGCGGTGCACATCCTGGAGGTCTGCAATTAACGAAGCATATTTTCTCAACCGAAAATCCAGATGCAACAAAAAAAATATTAGATGCCGGTTGTGGCACAGGACAAACAGCTTCATACATTGCAGAAAACTATGGTTGTCCTATAACTGCATTAGACAAAAATAAACTAATGCTGGAGAAAGCTAACAAGCGGTTCAGATCGTTAAAGCTTCCTATACAAGCTATATATGGTGATATTGAGCAGTTGCAATTTGATGATGATTCTTTTGAACTTGTACTTTCCGAGTCAGTTTTGGCTTTTACGACTATCCCAGTTGCATTAAGCGAGTTAAAAAGAGTTCTAAAGCCAAACGGAGCATTCATTGCAGTTGAAATCGTATTAGAACAGCAACTTCCCCAGATTGAACGGAGAGCAATAACTGAATTCTACGGTTTCTCACAATTACTCACCGAATACAGCTGGAATGTGCTGCTGCAACAAGCAGGATTTAATCAAATAACAATAGAAACATTTAACCAGGAGATTGAAAAGGATAACCTGGAAAGTGCACCTGACTTCTCTCCTTCCGATAACATTGATGATTCAATATTAACAATCATGGATAATCACCAGCATTTATCGAATAAATACAAGGATATATTGGGGTTCCGTATATTTAGATGTTCCTAA
- a CDS encoding DUF2268 domain-containing protein, producing MSVIRTDKWLLDAYDNPVEMCERLTPYFEDASAYEIYQYLTVNGMYRPIKNGLEQVEDLQNNGVWKMVEKERRLLQKSWGGPDIPVFIFPSESTNRILFRNFNRKSGLAFCDKIFLFISPENKQEEIQALFTHEYNHVCRLMQYEKEEKDYVLLDTIILEGLAEHAVYEKYGENYVARWTSNYSEDVLEKMWQTHVFPNRNLSKTDRKHEKLLYGLANFPTMLGYCVGYYLINNYSKNTNLKSKDLLAIDSRMLAQIRE from the coding sequence ATGAGTGTTATCAGGACTGACAAATGGTTGCTTGATGCTTATGATAATCCTGTTGAAATGTGCGAAAGATTAACGCCATATTTTGAAGATGCTTCAGCATATGAAATATATCAATACTTAACAGTAAATGGGATGTATCGCCCAATAAAAAATGGTTTGGAACAAGTAGAAGATTTACAAAATAATGGAGTTTGGAAGATGGTAGAAAAAGAAAGGAGATTACTGCAGAAATCTTGGGGTGGACCAGATATTCCAGTGTTTATTTTCCCTTCAGAATCAACGAATCGAATTTTATTTCGTAATTTTAATCGTAAGTCTGGTTTAGCTTTCTGTGATAAAATATTCTTATTCATATCACCGGAAAATAAACAAGAAGAAATCCAAGCTTTGTTCACCCATGAATATAATCATGTTTGTCGATTAATGCAATATGAAAAGGAAGAAAAAGATTATGTATTACTGGATACAATTATTTTGGAAGGGTTAGCGGAGCATGCTGTGTATGAAAAGTATGGTGAAAATTATGTAGCTCGTTGGACATCGAATTATTCGGAAGATGTATTAGAGAAAATGTGGCAAACCCACGTTTTCCCTAATCGTAATCTTTCGAAGACAGATCGAAAACATGAGAAATTATTATATGGATTGGCAAATTTCCCAACAATGTTAGGCTATTGTGTGGGCTACTATTTAATTAACAACTATTCCAAAAATACAAATCTTAAGAGTAAGGATTTACTTGCTATAGATTCGAGGATGCTTGCCCAAATAAGAGAATAG
- a CDS encoding YrdB family protein translates to MIIENAFYALLFFLELAGLIAFFYWGFHAGTGLFIKILLGLGGPVLVAIIWGHFLAPKASYPVTEPLLSILQIIVFSLAAAALYFSDKKILGIVYLIIVLLTKFFIYIIELNPDS, encoded by the coding sequence ATGATTATTGAAAATGCTTTCTATGCATTATTGTTTTTCTTAGAGTTGGCAGGGCTTATCGCATTTTTCTACTGGGGATTTCATGCAGGCACAGGCCTTTTCATAAAAATTCTACTTGGATTAGGAGGCCCAGTGCTTGTAGCGATTATCTGGGGACATTTTCTTGCGCCTAAAGCTTCCTACCCAGTAACAGAACCGCTGCTTTCAATTCTTCAAATAATAGTTTTCAGTTTAGCCGCCGCTGCATTATATTTTTCTGATAAAAAAATACTAGGAATAGTTTATCTAATAATCGTGCTTTTAACGAAGTTTTTTATCTACATAATAGAACTAAACCCTGATTCTTAA
- a CDS encoding flavodoxin family protein, whose product MKKLKAIILNCSLKPSTEKSNTDALLQDFIDVFEKKQVETETIRVVDYNVAFGVEDDMGNGDEWPVIANKIEQADILLVGTPVWLGEKSSVAKMVMERISGSGSKTNELGQPIYYNKVAGAVVTGNEDGAKHAARDILFSLGHYGFSLPPNPLSYWVGEAGPGPSYIEANGYENEFTKNNAQVASHNLVHLAEILTNHPIPAEGNV is encoded by the coding sequence TTGAAGAAATTAAAGGCAATAATCTTGAATTGCTCGCTGAAGCCATCTACTGAAAAATCCAATACGGATGCTCTATTACAAGATTTCATAGATGTGTTTGAAAAGAAACAAGTAGAAACTGAAACAATTAGAGTAGTAGATTATAACGTAGCATTTGGTGTGGAAGACGACATGGGAAATGGTGATGAATGGCCAGTAATTGCGAATAAAATAGAACAAGCTGATATTTTACTCGTCGGCACGCCAGTTTGGCTCGGGGAGAAGAGCAGTGTTGCTAAAATGGTAATGGAAAGAATAAGTGGCTCTGGAAGCAAGACCAATGAATTGGGACAACCAATCTATTATAATAAAGTAGCAGGCGCTGTTGTAACAGGAAATGAGGATGGTGCAAAACATGCTGCTAGAGACATTCTCTTCAGTCTTGGTCATTATGGATTCTCGCTGCCTCCTAATCCATTATCTTATTGGGTTGGAGAAGCTGGACCAGGACCCTCTTATATCGAAGCAAATGGCTATGAAAATGAATTTACAAAAAATAATGCCCAAGTTGCGAGCCATAATTTAGTACATTTAGCAGAAATATTAACAAATCATCCGATCCCAGCGGAAGGGAACGTTTAA
- a CDS encoding helix-turn-helix domain-containing protein, translating into MKQSRLITTAMKLQQITNLNIYVLDQYKDFIYYHEILMIPDFMPGYGQSDILDLHNIMNQNGRVYSYINEWGLHYFGFRFKKQDEYTVIIGPYLVTTPNVYSLSRDYNLSSIRGEDLRGLIDEIYVLTTDQANSFASMLRLFETMSENESDQATIVADKSREAEYNRQTNTNLDEEAELVELRYIIEKDFMYAVEQGNKTEALNLINSGNLLFSFSERFPNQPIRRMKNNLIVMNTMLRIAARNSNVPTILIHRISEKYALQIENSSKLATLNQLHDNMIAAYCDLVSESALRHYSKTIQIAIEHIQTYYDQQLNMVEIAKACNTHPSHLSRSFKKETNMTITAYQQMLRMNRAKYLLETEPLTIEEIAWIVGYEDSSYFARVFKKETGSTPTAYRQGI; encoded by the coding sequence ATGAAGCAATCCAGACTAATTACAACAGCAATGAAATTGCAGCAGATTACCAATTTAAATATTTATGTATTGGATCAGTATAAGGATTTCATCTATTATCATGAGATTTTAATGATTCCCGATTTTATGCCAGGGTATGGTCAGTCCGATATATTAGATTTACATAATATAATGAACCAAAATGGACGCGTTTATTCTTATATTAATGAATGGGGACTGCATTATTTTGGATTTCGCTTTAAAAAGCAGGATGAGTATACGGTTATCATTGGACCATATTTAGTTACAACGCCAAACGTATATAGTTTATCCAGAGACTATAATTTAAGTAGCATTAGGGGGGAGGATTTACGAGGACTAATTGATGAAATTTATGTGCTAACGACTGATCAAGCAAACAGTTTCGCAAGTATGCTTAGACTATTTGAAACCATGTCTGAAAATGAATCAGATCAAGCTACCATTGTTGCTGATAAATCCAGAGAAGCGGAGTATAATCGTCAGACAAACACAAATTTAGATGAAGAAGCAGAATTAGTAGAACTACGCTATATAATTGAAAAGGATTTTATGTATGCAGTTGAGCAAGGAAATAAAACGGAAGCATTAAACCTTATTAACTCGGGTAATTTATTGTTTTCATTCTCAGAGCGCTTTCCAAATCAGCCAATAAGAAGGATGAAAAATAATCTAATTGTAATGAATACGATGTTGCGAATTGCAGCAAGAAATAGTAATGTGCCAACGATATTAATTCATCGCATCTCAGAGAAGTATGCATTGCAAATTGAAAACTCAAGTAAATTAGCAACGCTCAATCAATTACATGATAATATGATCGCGGCATATTGTGATCTTGTTTCTGAAAGCGCATTACGTCATTATTCTAAAACAATCCAAATAGCGATTGAGCATATTCAAACTTATTATGACCAACAATTAAATATGGTAGAAATAGCAAAGGCTTGTAATACACACCCGAGCCATCTTTCTAGGAGTTTTAAAAAGGAAACAAACATGACCATTACAGCATACCAGCAGATGCTAAGAATGAATCGAGCGAAGTACTTGCTCGAAACAGAGCCATTAACGATAGAAGAAATCGCATGGATTGTTGGCTATGAGGATTCTTCCTATTTTGCAAGAGTATTTAAGAAAGAAACAGGCAGTACACCAACCGCATATCGGCAAGGTATATAA